A part of Antechinus flavipes isolate AdamAnt ecotype Samford, QLD, Australia chromosome 6, AdamAnt_v2, whole genome shotgun sequence genomic DNA contains:
- the LOC127540394 gene encoding olfactory receptor 8K1-like — MIKMNETAGKQVTEFILMGITNHPEYQGPLFFVFLVNYMITVLGNLGIIILTTVDSHLQIPMYFFLRHLAFVDLGYSTAIGPKMLVSFTEEKNIISYNGCAMQLVFVGICITSEIFILSAMAYDRYVAICKPLLYVVIMSRRVCWLLVVLSYLYSIMVCLLITTNIFISSFCKSNVLRYFYCDCMPLLSIICSDTNGIELIILTFSAINLVSSLLVILISYMLILVAILRMNSSEGRHKAFSTCGSHLTVVVVFYLTLLFMYLQPQSSHSFDIDKMASVFYTLIIPMLNPLIYSLRNKEVKGALKRLFKK, encoded by the coding sequence ATGATCAAGATGAATGAAACTGCAGGGAAGCAGGTGACTGAATTCATTCTCATGGGCATCACAAACCATCCTGAATATCAGGGTcctctcttttttgtatttttggtcAATTACATGATCACAGTGCTGGGAAACCTGGGTATCATTATCCTAACCACTGTGGATTCCCATCTTCAAATTCCCATGTACTTTTTTCTCAGGCATCTGGCATTTGTTGATCTTGGCTATTCCACAGCTATTGGACCAAAAATGCTGGTTAGtttcacagaggagaaaaatataatttcctataATGGGTGTGCAATGCAGCTAGTTTTTGTTGGGATATGTATCACAAGTGAAATATTTATCCTATCAGCCATGGCCTATGACCGCTATGTGGCAATCTGTAAGCCCCTCCTCTATGTGGTCATCATGTCAAGAAGGGTATGCTGGCTTTTGGTGGTTTTATCATATCTCTATAGCATTATGGTATGCCTACTGAtcacaacaaatatttttatatcatctttctGCAAATCAAATGTATTGAGATATTTTTATTGTGACTGTATGCCTCTATTATCCATTATATGCTCAGACACAAATGGAATAGAACTaataattttgactttttctgCAATTAATTTGGTTTCTTCCCTCTTGGTTATCCTTATTTCCTACATGCTCATTCTTGTGGCCATCCTCAGGATGAACTCTTCTGAGGGCAGACACAAAGCTTTCTCAACCTGTGGCTCTCATCTCACAGTGGTAGTTGTATTCTATTTGACATTACTTTTCATGTACCTGCAGCCTCAATCTAGTCATTCCTTTGACATAGACAAGATGGCCTCTGTGTTTTACACTCTGATCATCCCCATGCTCAATCCTTTGATCTACAGCTTGAGGAACAAAGAGGTGAAGGGTGCCTTGAAAAGGCTCTTTAAAAAGTGA
- the LOC127540063 gene encoding LOW QUALITY PROTEIN: olfactory receptor 8K1-like (The sequence of the model RefSeq protein was modified relative to this genomic sequence to represent the inferred CDS: inserted 1 base in 1 codon) yields the protein MNEMIKLNETRGSQVTEFIIMGITNRPELQGPLFVVFFLNYMATAIGNLGLITLTIVDSHLQTPMYFFLRHLAFVDLGYSTTIGPKMLVSFIEEKNIISYNGCAVQLFFFXIFIASELFILSAMAYDRYVAICKPLLYMVIMSERICWILVAISYLYCIMVCLVITTETFKSSFCESNIIRHFYCDSLPLLSIACSDTNEMQLIIMTFSALNLVSSLLIILISYVLILVAILKMNSSEGRQKAFSTCGSHLTVVVVFYGTLLFMYLQPESNHSLDTDKIASVFYTLVIPMINPIIYSLRNKEVKGALKRLFKK from the exons ATGAATGAAATGATCAAGTTGAATGAAACCAGAGGGAGCCAGGTGACTGAATTCATTATCATGGGCATCACAAATCGACCTGAGTTGCAGGGTCCCCTCTTTGTggtatttttcctcaattacatggcCACAGCTATAGGGAATCTAGGCTTGATCACCCTAACTATTGTGGATTCCCACCTCCAAACCcccatgtatttttttctcagacATCTGGCATTTGTTGATCTTGGTTATTCCACAACTATCGGGCCAAAAATGTTGGTTAGTTtcatagaggagaaaaatattatttcttataatggaTGTGCAGTacagttatttttct ggatttttattGCTAGTGAACTTTTTATCCTGTCAGCCATGGCCTATGATCGATATGTAGCTATCTGTAAGCCTCTGCTCTACATGGTCATCATGTCAGAAAGGATCTGTTGGATATTGGTGGCTATCTCCTACCTCTACTGCATCATGGTATGTTTAGTGATCACAACTGAAACTTTTAAATCATCTTTCTGTGAATCAAATATAATAAGACATTTCTATTGTGACAGTCTCCCTCTATTGTCCATTGCATGCTCAGACACAAATGAGATGCAGCTAATCATTATGACCTTTTCTGCTTTAAATTTGGTTTCTTCCCTCTTGATTATCCTTATCTCCTATGTGCTCATTCTTGTGGCCATTCTCAAGATGAACTCCTCTGAGGGCAGGCAAAAAGCATTCTCTACCTGTGGCTCTCATCTCACAGTGGTGGTTGTATTCTATGGGACACTTCTCTTCATGTACTTGCAACCTGAATCCAACCATTCACTTGACACAGACAAGATCGCCTCTGTTTTTTATACTTTAGTCATCCCCATGATCAATCCTATTATTTATAGCTTGAGGAACAAAGAGGTGAAAGGTGCCttgaaaagactttttaaaaaatga
- the LOC127541580 gene encoding olfactory receptor 8K3-like gives MIKLNETAESQVTEFILMGITNRPDLQGPLFGVFFLNYMVIVLGNLGLIILTSVDSHLQTPMYFFLRHLAYVDLGYSTAIGPKMLVSFIEEKNIISYKGCVVQIFFIAILITCEFFILSAMAYDRYVAICKPLLYMVIMSDKLCWLLLAISYLHSIIVSLLITINIFNLSFCESNIIQHFYCDSLPLLSIICSDTSKTELIIMILSAFNLVSSLLIILASYMIILVAIIRMNSADGRQKAFSTCGSHLTVVTVFYGTLLFMYLQPQSSHSLETDKIASVFYTLVMPMLNPLIYSLRNKEVKGALKRIFKKLMQVFH, from the coding sequence ATGATCAAGTTGAATGAAACAGCCGAGAGCCAGGTGACTGAATTCATTCTCATGGGCATCACAAATCGGCCTGATCTACAGGGTCCCCTCTTTGGAGTATTTTTCCTCAACTATATGGTCATAGTTCTGGGGAACCTGGGCCTCATCATCCTAACCAGTGTTGATTCCCATTTGCAAACACCGATGTACTTTTTTCTCAGGCACTTAGCATATGTTGATCTTGGCTATTCTACAGCTATTGGTCCAAAAATGCTGGTCAGTTtcatagaggagaaaaatatcatttcttacaaGGGATGTGTGGTACAGATATTTTTCATTGCGATACTTATAACTTGTGAATTTTTTATCCTGTCAGCCATGGCCTATGATCGCTATGTAGCTATCTGTAAGCCCCTCCTCTACATGGTCATCATGTCAGATAAGTTGTGTTGGCTCTTGCTAGCTATCTCATACCTCCATAGCATTATTGTTTCCCTACtaattacaataaatatttttaacttgtCCTTCTGTGAATCTAATATAATACAACATTTCTACTGTGACAGTCTCCCATTATTGTCCATTATATGTTCAGACACAAGTAAGACTGAACTCATTATTATGATTCTTTCTGCGTTTAACTTGGTTTCTTCTCTCTTGATCATCCTTGCCTCCTATATGATCATTCTTGTAGCTATAATCAGGATGAACTCTGCTGATGGTAGGCAGAaagccttctccacctgtggatcTCATCTAACAGTAGTAACTGTGTTTTATGGGACTCTTCTTTTCATGTATCTACAACCCCAATCAAGTCACTCTTTGGAAACAGACAAAATAGCTTCTGTGTTTTACACTTTGGTGATGCCCATGCTCAACCCTTTGATCTATAGCTTAAGGAACAAAGAGGTAAAAGGTGCCTTGAAAAGAATCTTCAAAAAATTGATGCAAGTATTCCATTAA